The DNA segment CTTGTAAATCTTTTCGTGTTGGCGGTTGGCAGTTAACCGTCAACTGTCAACAAACCATACAAGTAACTATGTAATTTAAAAGCGTCATAGCTTACTGCGTAGTTGTTTGTTTTAACTTGAGTGCATCAACAGCCGATATACCTTCACCCTGACTGCCGAAATACCACAAAGCACCAGCTGCCTCAGCGCGAGTTACTGGTTTTTTGGGTTGAAACAGAGTTGTGTAACCAAATATGCGGCGAATATTCGCCTGTTCACTATTTTGAAAATCAGCTAAAACTGCCCTTAAAGCCTTAGGGTCAATTTTCCCTGCATCTTGGAAACCCCAAGTTTCCTTCACCGCTTCTAAATTGGCGTTGGGTAAAGCTTGACGGGTGTCTAGGGGAACTTTCCATAGAATCAACTGTTCCCGTGTCAGGGGTGCATCAGGACGGAACAAAACGGCTGTCGCATCACCAGATAAAGGGCTGGGAATTAAACCGGCTTCGGCTAATCCTTGAATGGCTGGAAAGTCAGCATCTTGAGACGACACATCAGTAAATGCTGCTTGTGTACTTTCCCCAGCCAAGCGAATCTGCTTCGCTGAATTATTGGCATACATAGCGTTATTGGCATTGACTAACCAACGAGCATATTCTCGCCGGGTAATGATTTTACCGGGTTCAAATTGGTTGGCGGGATTATTATTATTCTTATTCGTTGAAGATGCAGAACTAAAAACGCCCAACGCAGCTAAATCTTGAATATATTGGCGCAGTTGTTGAGGTACTTTATTTATATCGTTAAATTCTGATGCGACTGTTGGAGTAGTGGAATTATCTTTCGCCCAATTCGTCGGTGGTACTGGGCCGATAAACTGGGTATTACCTGCCGTGGGAATATTGGATGCTGCTGTGGCGGTGCTATTGGGGACGTACTCAATCTTGATTGATGTTGCTGTTTGGGGTTGATTGGCTGCGGCGTTCGTTACCGATTTGGGTTGAATCGATACATTTACCAGCAAATCGTTCCGACGTGCCGCAAAAGTACCCTCTACATCATCAGTTGGCTGTTGTAAAATCTGCCAATTGTTGGTCTGGAACTGGTTACGATAAAAGCTACTAATAAAATTGCTGG comes from the Nostoc sp. PCC 7120 = FACHB-418 genome and includes:
- a CDS encoding S-layer homology domain-containing protein, giving the protein MLPCKRPTLVLSLAVFLTSLTACANTPTAKNLEQSLAADPRLQTNQVIFGETKEGEPQPGQNQPSVQLPADFPQDIPVYQNAQLQEIIPASGSDKRVSTTWLSPDPSNFISSFYRNQFQTNNWQILQQPTDDVEGTFAARRNDLLVNVSIQPKSVTNAAANQPQTATSIKIEYVPNSTATAASNIPTAGNTQFIGPVPPTNWAKDNSTTPTVASEFNDINKVPQQLRQYIQDLAALGVFSSASSTNKNNNNPANQFEPGKIITRREYARWLVNANNAMYANNSAKQIRLAGESTQAAFTDVSSQDADFPAIQGLAEAGLIPSPLSGDATAVLFRPDAPLTREQLILWKVPLDTRQALPNANLEAVKETWGFQDAGKIDPKALRAVLADFQNSEQANIRRIFGYTTLFQPKKPVTRAEAAGALWYFGSQGEGISAVDALKLKQTTTQ